Proteins from one Triticum aestivum cultivar Chinese Spring chromosome 7A, IWGSC CS RefSeq v2.1, whole genome shotgun sequence genomic window:
- the LOC123152010 gene encoding zinc finger protein CO3, which yields MESEGSTSPNGGAGAACAVCGGAAALYCPADAAALCVPCDAAVHSANPLASRHDRVPLTAAVAATSGVYDLFVADDEGGSSWPTPGPGQRQGSPSSGSSGFSNGGGVEMSLFDLLSDVNLVATGAGGSVPSDGGVAPLWLQPGLAADASAAWTPSWSPSEAVVVPSAADRAERVRRYREKRKNRKFHKTIRYASRKAYAEARPRIKGRFVKRPAADDSMSAGEAAKFWLSFSDNSVGFQVASHGVVPSF from the coding sequence ATGGAGAGCGAAGGCAGCACGAGCCCCAATGGCGGCGCCGGTGCCGCCTGCGCGGtctgcggcggcgcggcggccttgTACTGTCCGGCGGACGCGGCGGCTCTCTGCGTGCCCTGCGACGCGGCTGTCCACTCCGCGAACCCTCTGGCCTCCCGCCACGACCGCGTGCCGCTGACGGCCGCCGTGGCGGCGACCTCCGGCGTGTACGACCTCTTCGTGGCTGACGACGAAGGCGGCTCGTCCTGGCCGACGCCGGGGCCGGGGCAGAGGCAGGGGAGCCCCAGCAGCGGCTCGTCCGGCTTCAGTAACGGCGGCGGCGTCGAGATGAGCCTGTTTGACCTGCTCTCCGACGTCAATCTCGTGGCCACCGGCGCCGGCGGAAGCGTGCCATCGGACGGCGGTGTCGCGCCGTTGTGGCTGCAGCCCGGCCTCGCCGCGGACGCCTCTGCTGCGTGGACCCCCTCGTGGTCGCCGTCGGAGGCTGTCGTCGTCCCGTCGGCGGCGGACAGGGCGGAGAGGGTCAGGCGGTACCGCGAGAAGCGCAAGAACCGCAAGTTCCACAAGACCATCCGCTACGCCTCCCGCAAGGCGTACGCCGAGGCGCGGCCCAGGATCAAGGGCCGCTTCGTCAAACGCCCCGCGGCGGACGACAGCATGAGCGCCGGCGAGGCGGCCAAATTCTGGCTCTCCTTCTCCGACAACAGTGTAGGGTTTCAAGTTGCATCCCATGGAGTCGTGCCAAGCTTCTAG